The Streptomyces sp. NBC_01439 genome contains the following window.
TGTCGTTCGCCGCCTACTACCCGAAGGCGTTCTTCCACGTCTTCCTCAACTACGTCAACCTCGGACTCGACTACGAAGCCGACCCCGAGGGCACTCCGCAGCCGATCACTGCCATCCGCTGGATCGACGCGTTCTGCGTCGCGGTCCTCGCCGACAAGACCGAACGGCACGGCGAGGCCTTCCACTTCGCCCGCCTGGCGCCACAGCGGGCCGGCGGGCCCGGGCTCCCGCCGGTGGAGCTGATCAACGGCCTGCTCGCCTACGTCAGCGGGGACATCGGGGTCGAGTACCAGAAGGTCCCGCCCTCCCCGCAGGAGAAGCTCGCCGCTCTCGATGCCGCGCTCGCCCGGATCGCCGACCGGCATGCCCGAGCCGGGGCCGGAGCCGACAGGACCGGGATAGGTGCGGCCGACCCCGCCACCGGTGCGCTGCGCGCCCTGCGCGCGCTGGCCGCCCGGGACCGGGAGGCCTTCGGCGTCGAGCTGGCCGCACTGCTGCTCCCGTACTCCCACTTGGACGACCCCCGGGCCGAACCGCGCACCCTGCTGCCCCTGCTGCCGCTGACGCTGGCCGCGCTCGGCTACCGCCGCGAGGGCTGGCGGCCGCCGGTCGAGTCGGGGTACCTCCCCCGGGCGCTGGTCACCGGTTTCGAGACCCCGCCGCCGCGCGTGGGACCGTACGGGCGCGAGCGGCGTGCGGACGCCGTAGCGGCGCTGGCCAAGGGCCCGCTGGTCGTCGAGCGTCCTGAGATGCCGGATGCTGCGGGGCACGCCGACCGTGTGGTGCGCGCGCTGCACGAGGCCGTCCGTACGGGGGGCGCGTCCGAGGCCTCCGCCCGCACGGACCGCCCGCTCGGCCCCGGAAACTGGTACGAGGCCGTGGAGCACGCCCTGATCACCGGAAGCCGCGCGGAGCTCGCCCCGCTCGTCCTCAGCGGTCCCACCGCCCTGGAAGAAGACCGTTCCGCGTACGCCTCGTACCGGCAGGCCCTGCACGACTACCTGCGGGGGGAAGACCCGGAGCCCGCCACGGACCGGGCCGTCGCCGACGTCGAGCGGGCCAGGGATTGGGGCTTCCTGCCGGCTCCGGCCGTGCTCTTCTCCCAGCTGGTGGAGGGCGACGAGGAGAGCTTCAACCTGGCCCTGGCCGATGCCCTGGAGGCCCACCGGGACTACTACTCGGTGGGCGACCGGCTCTACGGCGCCGGGGCCGACGCCGCGGTGGACTTCGACATCCTGGCCCTGGCCTGCCACGCGCGCCGCCGGGGCTGGCGCATCCGCGTCCACTCGCCCTACCTGCCGGAGAGCCTGCTGGGAGCGGCGCAGCCGTTCTGAGCACACGCGTTCTGAGCGCAGCCGCTCCGAGCGCCCAGACCGGGCCGACCCGCCCCTCAGGCCGGGAAGGCCCGCTCGAAGGCCTCGCGGGTGGTGGGGTCGCGGTCGAGGATGCCGAACACGACCAGCTCGAAAACCCCTGCGAACCGGTCCGCGAGCAGTCCCCGGAAGGCCTCGGCCACCTGGGCCGGGTCGTTCTGGAACACTCCGCAGCCCCAGGCGCCCAGCACCAGCCGCCGGTACCCGTGCAGCGTCGCCACCTCCATGACGAGCTCCGCGCGCCGCGCCAGCGCCGCCGGGATCTCGGCGGTGCGCTCGGGCTCCTGCCGCCGGATGGTGCCGGCGTTGGGCGCGGGCGAGGTGAGGAAGCCGACCCGGAACGGGTTCTCCAGCAGATCGCCCCGGTCGTCCCGGAACACCGGGACCCCGGGCGAGTGAATCACCCGGTCGGTGTAGAAGGTGCTCCGCTCCGCGCGGTGCACCTCGTAGTACTCCGGGGCTTCGAGCAGGGTCTCGTACAGGGCCGAGGCGCGGCACAGCGCCTCTTCCTGAGCCTTGGCCCCGCGGACGTAACCACCCCCGGGATTACGGGCCGAGGCGAAGTTCAGGACCGCAACGGGAGAGGGGTCCGGGTGGGTCGGGATGGCGGTCGCGAGCCTGCGGGCGGCAACGGTGCTGCTCTCACCAGTGACCTCGATGGCGGTCGCGCGGCCGCCGGAAGCGATCTCCCCATCTGGAATGACCCGGTTTGGTCCATATATCCTGGTTCCGGCCTTGGCTTCCGCCAGGGCGGCGGCCAGCGGAACCTGCCGTCCCGACCGCGTCCGGTACTCGCCGGCCGCCAGGATCTCCGCGTTCTCCCGCGCGATCTCGCGCAATCTGCTGCTCACGCCGCCATCTTCCGCACCGCGATTCCCGGCGGCAAAGGGTTTTGTGCCCCGAGGAGGGGTAGGCACGGGTGATGTCACGACCGACGACAGGAGACGAGGACCCGGTCATGCCCCAGGACCCATCCGCTCCGCCACCGCCACCGCCACCGCCACCTCCACCCTCGCCCGGCCCGACCCCCGTGCCCTCGATCAGCGAGACGCAGGCCGAGGACCTGATCCACGGCATCTGTTTCAAGACCGGGCCGCCGCGCCTCATCGGCGCCGAACTCGAATGGCTGGTCCTGGACGCCGAGCGCCCGGAGCAGCCCCTGCCCCCCGAGCGGCTACGGGCCGCCCACACCGCGGCCGGCGCCCTGCCCCTGCACTCGCGGGTGACCGTCGAACCGGGCGGCCAGCTCGAACTCAGCTCGGCCCCTTCCACCTCCCTCAGCGGCTGTGTGGACGACCTGCAGACCGACCTCACCGCCGTCCGCGCCACCCTGCTGGCCCAGGGCCTGGTCCTGCGCGGACTCGGCCGCGACCCCCGCCGCCCGTACCGTCGGCTGCTCAGCAACCCGCGCTACGACGCCATGGAGGCCTACTTCGACCGCACCGGCCCGGCCGGGCGCGCCATGATGTGCGCCTCCGCCTCCGTGCAGGTCTGCGTCGACGCCGGGTACGAGGAGCCGGGCGTGCTCGGCCACGGCCGGCGCTGGCGGCTCGCGCACCTGCTGGGTGCGGTCCTGGTGGCCGCCTTCGCCAACTCCCCCGCGCACGAGGGCCCGTACGCCGGTTGGCGCTGCGCCCGGCAGGGGATCTGGAGCGACCTGGACACCCGGCGCGCGCTCGCCCCGCCGCTGGACGCGGAACCCCGCACCGCGTGGACCCGACAGGCCCTGGACACCGAGGTGATGTGCGTCCGGTCCTCCGAGGACGACGGCCCGTGGGAGACCCCGCCCGGCACGACCTTCCGCGACTGGCTGCGCACGGACGGACACCCCGCGCTGCGGCCGCCCACCGCCGAGGACCTCGACTACCACCTGACCACGCTCTTCCCGCCGGTCAGGCCGCGCGGCCACCTGGAGCTGCGGATGATCGACGCCCAGTCCGGCGATGACGGCTGGCTGGTGCCGGTGGCCGTCGTGCACGCGCTGTTCGACGATCCGGAGGCCACCGAGACCGCGTACCGGGTGGCCAAGGCGCTGGCCGACTCCTACGGCGGCCATCCCGCGCCCCTCAATCCGCTCTGGCGGTCGGCCGCCCGGCACGGCCTGGCCGATCCGGAGCTGCGCGCGTCCGCGAAGGCCTGTTTCCGGGCCGCCGTCGAGGCCCTGCCCCGGCTCGGCGCGAGCACGCACGTCCGGGACACGGTCGGCGCCTTCACCGAACGCTACGTACTGCGCGGCCGATGTCCGGCCGACGACGCATCCGCACAGGTGCTCACCGGAAAAGGGGTCCGCCGATGACCACCGGATCACCCTCCCCGTCCGTTTCCGGCTCCCGTCTGCGGGAGCGGGCGGCCGCCGCCCTGACCGCGGCACGGATACGCACGGCCGGCCTCACCGACGCCGTGACCGACGAGGACCTCACCGCCCAGCACTCCCCGCTCATGTCGCCGCTGGTCTGGGACCTGGCGCACATCGGGAACCAGGAGGAGCTCTGGCTGCTCCAGCGCGTCGCCGGACGCGAGTCGATGCGCCCCGAGATCGAGCCGCTCTACGACGCCTTCCAGCACCCCCGCGCCGAGCGGCCCAAGCTGCCGCTGCTCGGGCCCGCAGAGGCCCGCCGGTACGCGGCCGACGTGCGCGGCCGCGTCTTCGACCTGCTGGAGAAGACTCCGTTGGAGGGCAGCACGCTCCTCGACGACGGATTCGCCTTCGGGATGATCGCCCAGCACGAGCAGCAGCACGACGAGACCATGCTGATCACCCATCAACTCCGCCGGGGCGCACCCGTGCTGGCTGCCCCGGAGCCGGACGGCCCCTACGATCCACCGCTCGCCGCCGAAGTCCTCGTCCCCGGTGGCCCGTTCACGATGGGCACCTCCGCCGAGCCGTGGTCGCTGGACAACGAGCGCCCGGCACACGTCCGGGACACCGCGCCCTTCTGGATCGACACGGTTCCCGTGACCAACGGCGCGTACCTGGCGTTCATCGCCGACGGCGGCTACCGCGATCCGCGCTGGTGGGCGGCGCCGGGCTGGGAACAGATCCGCGAGCACTCCATCGAGGCCCCGCTGTTCTGGCACCGGGAGGCCGGCCAGTGGCTGCGCCGCCGCTTCGGGGTGATCGAGCCGGTGCCCGAAGAAGAACCGGTTCTGCACGTCAGCTGGTACGAGGCAGACGCCTACGCCCGCTGGGCGGGGCGGCGGCTGCCCACGGAGACCGAGTGGGAGAAGGCCGCCCGGCACGACCCCGCGACCGGCCGCTCCACCCGCTACCCGTGGGGCGACGCCGACCCGACCCCCGCACACGCCAACCTCGGGCAGCGCCACCTGCGCCCGGCGCGCGCGGGCAGCTATCCGGCCGGGGCCTCCCCGCTCGGGGTGCGCCAGCTGATCGGCGACGTGTGGGAGTGGACCTCCTCCGACTTCCTGCCGTACCCCGGCTTCCGCGCCTTCCCGTACCGGGAGTACTCGGAGGTGTTCTTCGGCCCGGAACACAAGGTGCTGCGCGGCGGCTCCTTCGCCGTGGACCCGGTGGCCTGCCGGGGCACCTTCCGCAATTGGGACCTTCCGGTGCGGCGGCAGATCTTCTCCGGCTTCCGGACCGCGAGGGACGTCTGATGTGCCGTCATCTGGCCTATCTGGGGCCGGCCGTGGCGCTCGGGGAGCTGCTGGTCGAGCCGGAGCACTCGCTGGTGCGCCAGGCCTGGGAGCCCCGCCGCCAAGTCTCCGGGACGGTCAACGCCGACGGCTTCGGCATCGGCTGGTACGCGGAAGGGGACCCGGCGCCCGCCCGCTACCGGCGGTCCGGGCCGATCTGGGGCGACCTGGCCTTCACCGATCTCGCCCGGGTGGTCCGCAGCGGGGCGGTGCTGGCCGCCGTGCGGGACGCCACGGACCCCGGGGCCGACGGAGAGGCGGCCGCCGCCCCGTTCGCGGACGGGCCGTGGCTGTTCAGCCACAACGGCTCGGTGCGGAACTGGCCCGGGTCCGCCGCCCCGCTCGCGGCCGGGCTACCGCCCGCAGAACTGCTCCGCTTGGCCGCGCGCACCGACTCGGCGCTGGTCTGGGCACTTGTCCTGCACCGGCTGCGGGCCGGGGACGACCTGGGTACGGCGCTCGCCGAGCCGGTCCGGGAGCTGGCCTCGGCGGCTCCCGGCTCCCGGTTGAACCTGCTGCTCACGGACGGCGCCACGATCGCCGCGACGGCCTGGGGCGATTCGCTCTGGTACCTGGCCGACGCGGAGCAAGGGCGCACCGTGGTGGCCTCCGAGCCGTACGACGACGACACCCGGTGGCGCGAAGTGCCCGACCGGACCCTGCTGACCGCCACCCGCACCAGGGTCGAACTGACCCCGCTCAAGGAGAACTCCCTGTGAACGACTTTCAGTTGACCCGGACGCTCGACGAGCACGCCGCGGAGACGGCACTGCGTGCGGATGTGCAGCACGGACTGACGCACTCGCCGAAGGTGCTGCCTCCCAAGTGGTTCTACGACGCGCGGGGCAGTGAGCTCTTCGAGGAGATCACCCGGTTGTCCGAGTACTACCCGACGCGCGCGGAACGGGAGATCCTGCTGGAGCGGGCGCGGGAGATCGCCACCGAGAGCGGCGCCCGCACCCTGGTGGAGCTGGGATCCGGCTCCTCGGAGAAGACCCGGCACCTCATCGAGGCGATGCCCGCGCTGGACACGTACGTGCCGGTGGACGTGAGCGAGAGCGCGCTGCGGGGGGCGGCCGAGACGCTGCTGGCGGAGCATCCGGGATTGCGGGTGCACGCCCTGCTGGCCGACTTCACGCGCGCGCTGCAACTGCCCGACTCGCCCGGGCCCCGGCTGGTGGTGTTCCTGGGCGGCACGATCGGCAACCTGCTGCCGCCGGAGCGCGCGGTGTTCCTGGCGTCCGTACGGGCGATGCTGTCGCCCGGGGACGCGCTGCTGATGGGGACGGACCTGGTGAAGGACGAGGCCGTACTGGTGGCGGCGTACGACGACGCGCGGGGGGTGACGGCCGAGTTCAACAAGAACGTGCTGGCCGTCATCAACCGGGAACTGGGGGCGGACTTCCACACGGCCGACTTCGCGCACGTGGCGGTGTGGAACGAGGAGCAGGAATGGATCGAGATGCGGCTGCGGGCCCGGTCGGAACTGGTGGTGAAGATCCGGGCGCTGGATCTGGTGGTGCCGTTCGCGGCGGGTGAGGAGATCCTGACGGAGGTCTCCGCGAAGTTCCGTCAGGAGGGCGTGCGCAAGGAGCTGGCGGCGGCCGGACTGGAACTGACCCAGTGGTGGACGGACGCGGCGGGCCGGTTCGCGCTGTCCCTGTCGGTGGCCGACGGGGTGGCCGGCTGAGCGGGTATGCCCGGTAGCGGATCCGGGGCGGGGTTGGCGGCCCGCGTCCCGACGACGGCCCGCTGAGCCGCCGCCGCAAGGTCCCGCCGGTGCGCGTACCGGCCCGGCGGGATCCGCGGCAGCAACCTGATCTCGGCCCGCACCCCACGGGCCCGGGCGATCCGCCACAGCGAGGCGGTCAGCGGGTCGTCCCCGACGAAGGCGGGCGCCCCGGCCCGGTTCCCGTCGCGGCGAAGGTAGGTGAGCCGCAGCGGTTGTACGGGGACGCGCGCGTCGAGGGCCGCCTGGAAGGCGGCCCTGCGGAACGTCCCCTGGGCCCGCCCGCACCACGTGGAGCCCTCGGGGAAGACGGTGACCCGGTCCCCGGCCAGCAGTGCGCCGGTGATGGTCCCGACGGTGGCGGGCAGGGCGCGGATCCGGTCGCGCTCGATGAACAGGGTGCCGGCCCGTCCGGCGAGGCGGCCGAGCACCGGCCAGGCCCGGATGTCGCTCTTGGCCAGCATCCGGCAGGGCAGCGCGGCGGCCACCAGCGGGATGTCCAGCCAGGAGATGTGGTTGGCGACCAGCAGCCGGCCGCCGTCCGGACCCGGGCTGCCGTGCACGGTGATCCGGATGCCGAAGGCCCGTACGAGCGCGGCCGACCAGGCTCGTACCACCGTGTGCCGGGGGCCGGCCGGCAGCAACCGGACCGGTGGGGCGCCCAGGATCCCCAGCAGGATCAGGGCGACGGCGGCGGCGAGTCGGACCACCGCCCGGGGAACGCTCGCAGTGCCCCCCTCGTGCCCGGCGCAGGCCTCGGGGGTGCAGGGCGAGGTGGGCAGCCAGACGCTCATGCGCCCGGGACGAGCGAGCGGAAGTGCTTGAGGTAGCGCGGGTTGGTCCGGCGCAGGGACAGCAGGACGTACAGGTCGGCGCAGCCGAACTCGGCGTCGAGGGCGGGCTCGCCGCACACCCAGGCGCCGAGTCGGAGGTAGCCGCGCAGCAACGGCGGCAGCTCCATGCGGTCGGGGAAGGCGATGCCCTCGGGGCTCCAGGGGAGGTGGGGGGTAACGCGGTACTCCTCCGGGGCGAGGCTGCGGGTCAGGGCGGTCTCCCGGGTGGCGGCGGCCAGGACCCCGCCGTCGGCGAGCGGTATCGAGCAGCAGCCGGCGAGCCAGTTGTGCCCGGTGCGGTCCATGTAGTGGGCGAGGCCGGCCCAGATGAGGGCGATGACGGCGCCGTTGCGGTGGTCGGGGTGGACGCAGGAGCGGCCGACTTCGACGAGGTCGGGGCGGATGGGGGCGAGGGCCGAGAGGTCGAATTCCCCCTCGGAGTAGAGGCGGCCGGCGACGGCGGCGCGCTCCGGGGGCAGCAGCCGGTAGGTGCCGACGACCTGCTCGGCCTCCTCGTCGATGACGAGGAGGTGGTCGCAGTAGGCGTCGAAGGCGTCGGCGTCGAGGCCGGGCTCGGGCCCGTCCAGGCGGGCGCCGAGCTCGCCGACGAAGACCTGGTGGCGCAGCCGCTGGGCGGCGCGGACCTCGTCCTCGTCGCGGGCGAGGCGGACGGCGTAGCGAGGGCCGTCGAACGTCGCGCCGGGCGTCGGGTTCCGGTTCCCGGCGGGGGCGGGGCGGGTGGCCGGTGCCGCCGAGGGGGACGGCTGCGGCGCGCTGAGGGGGGACGGGGACAGGGGTGCGATCGTCATGGCGGCTCCTGATCCGGGCACGGAGGGCCGGGCCCGCAGGTGCGTGGCCTGGCTCCTTTACTTCTTCCGTGACCGGCTGGATTCGACATGACCGCTCTGCGGCCCTTGGATGTGCGGACGCTGAACTCGGCGGTACCCCCGTCCTGGCGGTACCCCCGTCCCGGCGGTGGCCCCTTCCCGGCGGTGGCCCCTTCCCGGCGGTGGCCGGGCGCCGGCTCAGCGGTCGGAGCTGAGGACCTTGCCGATCTCCTCGGAGGCGGCCCGGGCGGCCTGCTTGGGGTCCCGGCCGGTGAGCACGGCCGTCATGAAGGGCTTGATCGGGTTCTTCGCCTCGACTTCGGCCCAGCGGGCGGAGGTGGGGGTGGCGCGGCCCTGGGCGGCGCCGGGGGCCATGGCGGCCGCACCCTCGTTGCCCTCGACGACGCGCGCGAGGGTGGTCTTGTTGGGGACGTAGCTCATCGTGCGGGCGAGTTCGGTCTGCCACTTCTCGCTGACGAGGGCCGTGATCACGTCCACTGCGCCCTTCCGCTGCCCGGTCCGCGCCGGGATGATCAGGTCCGAGCCGCCGGTGAAGACGGCCCCCGCCTTGTCGGAGGTCTTGCCGGGGATCGGGAAGAAGCCGAGCTTGCCCTTCAGGGCGGGGTTGGCCGCCTCGATCTCGGCGGCCTGACTGGGCGGGGCGATGATCTGGGCGACACGGCCACGGGCGAAGACCTGCGACTGCGGGGGCGTCTCCTCGTCGGCGCCCTTGGGGCCGTCGCCGAGGGCCTGGAGCTGCTTGTAGAAGTCCATGCCGGCCAGGGCCTTGTCGTCGTCGAGCGCGCCGACCCACTTGCCGTTGGTCTCGACGGCGAGTTCGCCGCCCTCGTCCCAGATGAAGCCGGCGAGCGCGTACCAGTTCTGCCCCGCGAGGTAGATGCCCTGCTGGTCGCCCTTGTCGAGCTTCTGGGTGACTTGTATCCACTCCTGGCGGTTCTTGGGCGGGGCCTTGATGCCGGCGCTCGCGAAGAGGTCCTTGTGGTAGATGACCACCCGGTTGGCGGCGTACCAGGGGACACCGTACTGGGCGCCGTTGATGGTTCCCGGGTCGGCGAGGCCCTTGAGCCAGTCCTTGCTGCCCCATTCGCGCAGGCCTTCGAGGGTGAGCTCTTCGAGTCCGCCGGTCTCGATGTACGTGGCGACCTGGGTGTTGCCGACCTCGATGACGTCGGCCCTCTCCTTGCTCGTGCCGTTGAGGACGGCGTTGACCTTGTCGCCGATGCCCGTCCACTCCTGGATCTTGACGTCCAGGTCGATGCCGGGGTGCTCCGTCTCGAACTCCGCGGTGAACTCACCGATGAAGTCGTCCGATGCGCTGCCCTTCATCAGCCAGAGCGTGACCTTCTGCGACCCTCCGGCCGGGTCGGCCGACCGGCTGCAGCCCGTGAGGGCGGTAGCGGCCGCGAGGGCCGTGCACACGGCGAAGAAGCGCATCTTCAAGAGGGTCACCTTCTGGGCTCGGTCTCAGATGGCTCGAAATTGGCATAGACCAATAGGCCGGTCAAGGGTCTTTCGCTCGGGATTGTTCGCCCAAAGTTCGCGGACCCGCCCTTACTGGGGCACCGTAGAACCAGGCAAAAGCCACCCAGTGTCGGGAGACCTCCATGTCCAATCACACGTACCGGGTGACCGAGATCGTCGGCACCTCCCACGAGGGCATCGATCAGGCCATCCGCAACGGGATCGCCCGGGCGGGCCAGACCGTGCGGAACCTGGACTGGTTCGAGGTGGTTCAGGTACGCGGCCACATCGAGAACGGGGAGATCGCCCACTACCAGGTGGGACTCAAGGTCGGCTTCCGCCTCGAGGGCGAGGACTGAGCCCCGGGCCGGGGGCCCCGATGCCCGAGCCCCCCGGTCACCTCAAGTCCGTCCGTCGACCTCCTGGGCGGACTGCAGCTCGGGCGCGTCCGCGGCCCAGTCGGCCAGGACCACCCGGAAACCGGCGGCGCGGGCAGTCTGGCAGACCAGCTCGTCGTCGTCGACGAGCATCCGCACCTCGCGGCCCCGGGAGACCCGCCGCAGCACCTCGATCTTCGTCTTGCGCGCCGGCCGCCGGTCCTGGTTGCCGCGCATGAACAGCCGCCCCTCGGGCAGACCGTGCCGGGCGAGCCAGTCGAGCGTGTCCGCGCGGCATCGCTCGGGGCGCCCGGTCAGGTAGACCACCTCGCATTCGGCCGCGCTCTCCACGGCCAGCGCGACCCCGCGCCCGAGCGGCGGATCGGCCGGGGCGGCGGCGAAGAAGCCGGTCCAGTCCCGGGGGCGGCGCTCCAGGAAGTGCTGGCGATGACCGGTGTCCGCCAGGGTGTTGTCGATGTCGAAGACGGCCAGCGGCCGGGTGGCGTGCTCACTCATCCCGCCAGCGTAGGAGAGGCGTACGGGGAATCCTCACGGCCGCCGGGCGTTGAGTCCTGTGTGATCCGAAAACTCTCGATACTCGACCGCTCGCGTACCCGCCAGGGCCACCCGGCCCCACAGGCCCTGCGCGACACCGTGGAGTTGGCCCGGGCGGCCGAGGAGCTCGGCTACCACCGCTTCTGGGTCTCGGAGCACCACAGCGTTCCGGGCGTCGCGGGCTCGGCGCCGACGGTGCTGGCCGCCGCCGTCGCCGGAGCGACGCACCGGATCCGGGTCGGCACGGGCGGAGTCATGCTGCCCAACCACCAGCCGATGGTGGTGGCGGAACAGTTCGGGGTCCTGGAGTCGCTGTTCCCCGGCCGGATCGACATGGGCCTCGGGCGTTCGGTCGGCTTCACGGGCGGCATCCGGCGGGCGCTGGGCCGCGACACCGCAGACGCCGACCGCTTCGAGGAACAGCTGACCGAGCTGCTGGGTTGGCTCGACGGCACCCAGCGGGCCCACCCCGAAGTGCACGCCCGTCCCGCCGAGGGGCTGCGGATCCCGGCCTACGTCCTGGCCACCGGGGAGGGGGCCCGGATCGCCGCCCGGGCGGGGCTGCCGCTGGTGGTGGGCGACCTGCGGGCCCTCGGCCGGGTGAGCGAGATCGTCCGGGCGTACCGCGAGGAGTTCCGGCCCTCCGCCCCGGGCGCGCGGCCGTACGTCGTGGTCTCGGGCACGGTCGCGGTCGCCGCCACCGAGGAAGCGGCCCGCCGCATCCTGGTCCCGGAGGCCTGGGCCCTCGCGCACTCCCGCACCCGGGGCGCCTTCCCGCCGCTGCGCCCGGCGCAGGAGATCGAGGCGCTGGAGATGACCCCGAAGGAACGCGAGCTCTACGAGGACGCCCTCGTCGGCCACCTCCACGGCACGGAGGACCAGGTGGCGGCGCAGCTGTCGGAGGTCGCGGACCGGACCGGCGCGGACGAACTGCTGGTCACCACCTCCACGTACGACCGCACGGCGCTGCTGGACTCCCACGCGCGCCTGGCCCGGATCGCGGGCCTGTGAAGGCGAGCCTTTAAAATAGGACGAATGCACCAGCCCGCCGGTACCCCTGCCCCTCCCCCCGCGTCCCTCGACCCCTACGTACGGGTCCGGGGCGCCCGGGAGCACAATCTGCGCGGCGTCGACGTGGACATCCCGCGCGACGCGCTGACCGTGTTCACCGGGGTCTCCGGCTCCGGGAAGAGCTCGCTCGCCTTCGGCACGCTCTACGCCGAGGCCCAGCGCCGGTACTTCGAGTCCGTGGCCCCCTACGCCCGGCGCCTGATCCACCAGATCGGCGCGCCGAAGGTGGACTCGGTCACCGGGCTGCCACCGGCGGTCTCGCTGGAACAGCGCCGCTCCTCCCCCGGTTCGCGCTCCTCGGTCGGCACGGTGACCCTGCTGTCCAACTCCCTGCGGATGCTGTACTCGCGGGCTGGGACCTATCCGCCGGGTTCGGAGCGGCTCGACTCCGACGCCTTCTCGCCCAACACCGCGACCGGAGCCTGCCCGTCCTGCCACGGGCTCGGTCGGATCCACCGCACCAGCGAGGAACTCCTCGTCCCCGACCCGGAGCTGTCGATCCGTCAAGGCGCGATCGCCGCCTGGCCGGGCGCCTGGCAGGGCAAGAACCTGCGGGACGTCCTGGAGACCCTCGGCCACGACGTGGACCGGCCCTGGCGGGAGCTACCGGCGAAGGACCGCGAGTGGATCCTGTTCACCGAAGAACAGCCGGTGGTGACCGTGCACCCGGTGCGGGAGGCCGAGCGGATCCAGCGGCCCTACCAGGGCACGTACATGAGCGCCCACCGCTACGTCATGCGGACCTTCGCCGACAGCAAGAGCGCCGCCCTGCGCGCCCGCGCCGAGAAGTTCCTCGCCGACTCGCCGTGCCCGGTGTGCGAGGGCCGGCGGCTGCGCCCGGAGGCCCTCGCCGTCACCTTCGCCGGGCGGACCATCGCGGAGCTGGCGGCGCTGCCACTGAGCGACCTGGACGACGTACTGGCCTCCGCAGCCCTGGACGGGGAGGCGGCGCGGGTGCTCGCCGAGGACCTGCGTTCCCGGATCGGGCCCGTCACGGAGCTGGGGCTCGGCTACCTGAGCCTGGACCGGACGGCGCCGACCCTGTCGGCGGGCGAGCTGCAGCGGCTGCGGCTGGCGACGCAACTGCGGTCGGGGCTGTTCGGGGTCGTGTACGTGCTGGACGAACCGTCGGCGGGGCTGCACCCGGCCGACACCGAGGCGCTGCTCGGCGTACTGGACCGGCTGAAGGAGGCCGGGAACACGGTCTTCGTCGTGGAACACCATCTCGATGT
Protein-coding sequences here:
- the egtD gene encoding L-histidine N(alpha)-methyltransferase, whose protein sequence is MNDFQLTRTLDEHAAETALRADVQHGLTHSPKVLPPKWFYDARGSELFEEITRLSEYYPTRAEREILLERAREIATESGARTLVELGSGSSEKTRHLIEAMPALDTYVPVDVSESALRGAAETLLAEHPGLRVHALLADFTRALQLPDSPGPRLVVFLGGTIGNLLPPERAVFLASVRAMLSPGDALLMGTDLVKDEAVLVAAYDDARGVTAEFNKNVLAVINRELGADFHTADFAHVAVWNEEQEWIEMRLRARSELVVKIRALDLVVPFAAGEEILTEVSAKFRQEGVRKELAAAGLELTQWWTDAAGRFALSLSVADGVAG
- the egtB gene encoding ergothioneine biosynthesis protein EgtB encodes the protein MTTGSPSPSVSGSRLRERAAAALTAARIRTAGLTDAVTDEDLTAQHSPLMSPLVWDLAHIGNQEELWLLQRVAGRESMRPEIEPLYDAFQHPRAERPKLPLLGPAEARRYAADVRGRVFDLLEKTPLEGSTLLDDGFAFGMIAQHEQQHDETMLITHQLRRGAPVLAAPEPDGPYDPPLAAEVLVPGGPFTMGTSAEPWSLDNERPAHVRDTAPFWIDTVPVTNGAYLAFIADGGYRDPRWWAAPGWEQIREHSIEAPLFWHREAGQWLRRRFGVIEPVPEEEPVLHVSWYEADAYARWAGRRLPTETEWEKAARHDPATGRSTRYPWGDADPTPAHANLGQRHLRPARAGSYPAGASPLGVRQLIGDVWEWTSSDFLPYPGFRAFPYREYSEVFFGPEHKVLRGGSFAVDPVACRGTFRNWDLPVRRQIFSGFRTARDV
- the egtA gene encoding ergothioneine biosynthesis glutamate--cysteine ligase EgtA gives rise to the protein MPQDPSAPPPPPPPPPPPSPGPTPVPSISETQAEDLIHGICFKTGPPRLIGAELEWLVLDAERPEQPLPPERLRAAHTAAGALPLHSRVTVEPGGQLELSSAPSTSLSGCVDDLQTDLTAVRATLLAQGLVLRGLGRDPRRPYRRLLSNPRYDAMEAYFDRTGPAGRAMMCASASVQVCVDAGYEEPGVLGHGRRWRLAHLLGAVLVAAFANSPAHEGPYAGWRCARQGIWSDLDTRRALAPPLDAEPRTAWTRQALDTEVMCVRSSEDDGPWETPPGTTFRDWLRTDGHPALRPPTAEDLDYHLTTLFPPVRPRGHLELRMIDAQSGDDGWLVPVAVVHALFDDPEATETAYRVAKALADSYGGHPAPLNPLWRSAARHGLADPELRASAKACFRAAVEALPRLGASTHVRDTVGAFTERYVLRGRCPADDASAQVLTGKGVRR
- the egtC gene encoding ergothioneine biosynthesis protein EgtC; amino-acid sequence: MCRHLAYLGPAVALGELLVEPEHSLVRQAWEPRRQVSGTVNADGFGIGWYAEGDPAPARYRRSGPIWGDLAFTDLARVVRSGAVLAAVRDATDPGADGEAAAAPFADGPWLFSHNGSVRNWPGSAAPLAAGLPPAELLRLAARTDSALVWALVLHRLRAGDDLGTALAEPVRELASAAPGSRLNLLLTDGATIAATAWGDSLWYLADAEQGRTVVASEPYDDDTRWREVPDRTLLTATRTRVELTPLKENSL
- a CDS encoding immunity 49 family protein produces the protein MRIERHRVSEAALAAVREDFANKMISDVYSRSRAGRIDAYDWWDITLRFLDGLGAISAVTPELDTPEAKAILADAAEAAAGTVSFAAYYPKAFFHVFLNYVNLGLDYEADPEGTPQPITAIRWIDAFCVAVLADKTERHGEAFHFARLAPQRAGGPGLPPVELINGLLAYVSGDIGVEYQKVPPSPQEKLAALDAALARIADRHARAGAGADRTGIGAADPATGALRALRALAARDREAFGVELAALLLPYSHLDDPRAEPRTLLPLLPLTLAALGYRREGWRPPVESGYLPRALVTGFETPPPRVGPYGRERRADAVAALAKGPLVVERPEMPDAAGHADRVVRALHEAVRTGGASEASARTDRPLGPGNWYEAVEHALITGSRAELAPLVLSGPTALEEDRSAYASYRQALHDYLRGEDPEPATDRAVADVERARDWGFLPAPAVLFSQLVEGDEESFNLALADALEAHRDYYSVGDRLYGAGADAAVDFDILALACHARRRGWRIRVHSPYLPESLLGAAQPF
- a CDS encoding TIGR02452 family protein; the encoded protein is MSSRLREIARENAEILAAGEYRTRSGRQVPLAAALAEAKAGTRIYGPNRVIPDGEIASGGRATAIEVTGESSTVAARRLATAIPTHPDPSPVAVLNFASARNPGGGYVRGAKAQEEALCRASALYETLLEAPEYYEVHRAERSTFYTDRVIHSPGVPVFRDDRGDLLENPFRVGFLTSPAPNAGTIRRQEPERTAEIPAALARRAELVMEVATLHGYRRLVLGAWGCGVFQNDPAQVAEAFRGLLADRFAGVFELVVFGILDRDPTTREAFERAFPA